CCGGAATGAGATATTACATTCAAAAGGACACCCTTCGCCCACAGTCGCCGGTTCATATCCACAAAAACGGCGGTAGATAATTCAACTTGTGTAATAGTAAAACTCGTGTTTTAATAgctaattctaaaaaaaaaacttttattatataacaatatcgAAATAGATCTTTCAGATAAtacagaatatattattttaggaCGAGTACGAGTGAACGAAGCACACGTTGTAACACATAACGTGCCAGCGACGAATGGTGTATTACATGCTATCGACGGTGTTCTATAAAACTACAGTTCATaatgaatgaaaaaattgaCGATTCAGATGATGTACAAGTTGCAACCATGCAGGTGATAATTGTACGATAATTTCGAATAATTCATAACATTGTAAACTTATTTGTATCTATAGTTTCTCTGAAAAGTTGAAGACCTCGATAAGCGAATGTAAATTGTTTGCGTAAGTGCGGTCGAAGACGTggcaattattattgtatcaaaCCGAGTAGTATAAATATCCGCCGTGTCGCGATTTGATTTGGTCACCAAAAAAATTGATGTGTTATGCCATAGGTGTCGCGAAATCGGAGGAAAAAGTAACGAGACCATTTTTAACGTACatgtgtaatattaatttatataagataagCAGTATCGGAGATTCGTATACTCGTGTCACGCGCACACAAGAGTACGGAATATTAATCGCTATTGTATAGCATGGTAATGCAATACCATACTTTAGTTCATAGCTcacatctttttataaataaatgtacagaATGTATATCTTTACGAttgtatttacaaaaatgttccCTGACATTCCTAAACGATATTCCTATTTAATAACgaaatttttacatctttatttattaaataatcataatcgctagaatatgaaattattgatTTCTTATTCGCTTGATTTCTATATGTACAATACTAGATACATTTAGTAAACATAAGTAACGTTACCAGTTTGGTTGtctatatattaatcttaatacattctaataaatttcCTTCAAACAAGAGTGACTTTTTGTTTAGCTTCCATTTTGTCTAAGCCGGTGACAAAAAAGTGATGACTTTGCACTTCTCGAATTATAGTTAAGTCAAGATGTAAAAACTGTGATTctcttataagaaataatcaatCTACCACTATTTTGATTCGACTAATCAACTATTCTGgaaaattatctaataattagtcttatatttcttaatttctaCCATTATATGATGGATATTTGTAAGTTGTGTGCGCGCATTCTGTGGCAAGATCTTGTGGAGACGATTGTAATATTGCACCAACTGTGTCATCGCGCACTGCACTAACGAACTGCCGAGCACCAGGCTGGGAAACGACTGTAATACCTCTCGATTTATCTCTTCTAACGCTCGCTTCCAATTATTTGTGAAAGATTGCACTAGGACCAATGCTTTACCCTCCTGCCGTTTCAAATCATCGGCCTGGCCCTTTTCAATCAGAGTTTCCGATTCTTTCACTAACTGAATTATACTACCAAAGTGCGGGCTCAGGATTTCTTCGACAAATTCAGAGGAACGGGCATTTAACAGTTCTCGAAAGCTCTCGGCTTCTTTCGAGGTCTCTCGCGTCCTTTCCTGCGGTAAAATATAGCACCTTGATTCTTAATACATTaactttgataaattttttgacatgttaaataaaatttacttaccaTTAATACCCTAAGTACTAAATCGTAATTATTGATAAGAAATACTAATTGCTGTGTCCGAGTCGGAAAAATAGATGCCATTCTCAGCAGGAAGCATTGTACAGCTTCTCTTAATTCTGCCAATAACTGAGTTGTCCCTTCGCAAGGAAATCCTTCAACTACACTTACAATTGCTGCGCTAAATTCCGCGTATCTTCTAGTaatctaaaagtttataaaacattagcaatattatacatattaaaatgttacataataatcaaatgtcataaaaatctttttacactTACATAATGCGGACCAGTCTCCTTGTTGAATTTCGATGGATCGCAATCCTTTACactgtttatatttaattgaaacacAAATTcaaacctaaaaaaaaaaataaaattaaactgtaaaatgatatagaatattaaaataattattgtaattatttttaaatacatttaagtaCCTAGGCCAAATTATAGACCTCAAAGTGTCCCAGTATTTATCCAATGCTGGTACAGCTCTTTTGTGACATAGCAATTGATAACGCATCACTAAATGTAAGCAGAGAAATAGAGCAATTGTATCATAACAATCTTCAACAAacgattgtaaattttttatcaaaagacTCAATGTTTTTCCCATAATCTGTCAAGAGAAAGGagtaatttatatcataaatacgtatatatgtttaaataaatcgaattataatgattaaatatgaCTAATCTCTTACCTGATTGAAAATATCTAACGCCTGTGCATTGcgaactttgaaaaattctattagAAACAGATATTCTCTACAGCCATTATCAGCCACAGCATATTGTTCACTTCTAAATAGGGCTTCGTAATgatactataaaattataacatttatttaaaaaacagttGCTTTTATAAGGGATACACAAgttataattatctatatattgttgatatttACCCGCGTTTTAGAGGCAGTATGTGGGACAAGTATAGATTCTTCAAATTGAGAAGACAAAACTTGACCTCTTGTGTCTATAGAAAACACAGTACCTTTGTGCTTTAACGTcgttttatgaaatatactGCTTCTACCTGCTGTGTCTTCAACTCCCATTAAATCATCCTTCGACGTTCTCTCttcaaacttttaaaaataatcattcaACTTCGTGTTtcaacttatttaaataatatcaattatttggTTCCATTTTTACCTGCAATTTCATCAATCTCGACGAATATGACttgaaatatgaataatatattttactcatAGTGTCAATGTACTCCCCACAGATCTCCTCAGCCACATTTCTCTCATTCGCTAAGATAAACTCAAAGAAGAATTTGTACTTCAACATATTGTTCTGTGGCACTTGATAATTTGACATTGgctttctaaatttataaatttgctcTAATAAGTATGTCCTGATTTTTGCCATCGCCTTCACCTTTAGCTTCTCTAGTATATCTTTCACATCCAAGCAAGACTTGGCCTCCTTGAAGCTTTGTTCCTtcacaaaattgattttatgatTCAGAATTTGCAGCTGAATCAGAAATTCCTTATCTGTCACTGGACAGTCCATAATACCACTGCcaatagaattaatatatatttaacaaaattattttttaaacattcttttttaaaacatcaaTTTAAGAAGTCTCTTACTCAATCAGAGCCTCAGATACTGTCATATCCTCAATAAATTGGCTAAGCGGCCCTCGTATTATTTGCCTATTAGACAGTTGCTGGCTCATAGAAACAGACTTACGCTGCAAACTGAGTATCTCGGAACTGATATTTCCCAGTGCTGACTGAAAATTCATCAGCATTGACTCCATTTTCTGTAAACAAAAGGTAACAATGCtgaagtctctctctctctctctctctctgagaAAGCTTTGTTCAATTGGTAGCATtactttaagaattattaaaacaaactatgcaaataatgcatttaattacatataataataaaatactattaGGATCATTatgctaaatttaattttacaattatacatttaattttatttttgcgattGTTTCTNNNNNNNNNNNNNNNNNNNNNNNNNNNNNNNNNNNNNNNNNNNNNNNNNNNNNNNNNNNNNNNNNNNNNNNNNNNNNNNNNNNNNNNNNNNNNNNNNNNNNNNNNNNNNNNNNNNNNNNNNNNNNNNNNNNNNNNNNNNNNNNNNNNNNNNNNNNNNNNNNNNNNNNNNNNNNNNNNNNNNNNNNNNNNNNNNNNNNNNNNNNNNNNNNNNNNNNNNNNNNNNNNNNNNNNNNNNNNNNNNNNNNNNNNNNNNNNNNNNNNNNNNNNNNNNNNNNNNNNNNNNNNNNNNNNNNNNNNNNNNNNNNNNNNNNNNNNNNNNNNNNNNNNNNNNNNNNNNNNNNNNNNNNNNNNNNNNNNNNNNNNNNNNNNNNNNNNNNNNNNNNNNNNNNNNNNNNNNNNNNNNNNNNNNNNNNNNNNNNNNNNNNNNNNNNNNNNNNNNNNNNNNNNNNNNNNNNNNNNNNNNNNNNNNNNNNNNNNNNNNNNNNNNNNNNNNNNNNNNNggaatgtagcagtagcaacagcagcaggagcagcgacagcaatcagtgagtgaatttttatcatgtatatgtggaaTAAAATGATATGTGATAAACGTGatgcgagataaaatattggttctgTTCCTTGCTATATCTGTACAGTGTCAGTattgcacatttgcataaaacagatttaaaatatgaatgcatataattgtaaaatttacggttatagcatgaaacaaaatcaaataaacgtggacatagcatagaagagacccaaaaagtcatacacattacctacgggattcatagatatttgcctacatagttcaatgtgcacattttgtgcacatagaggcgctgatggatgaaaacacctcTGACACGATGACTGCTCTCAGGGGTTCCTCTCTGATATATATCTGGCGATTTTCTAGCGGTATTTTAAATCGAATTTAGCggattattttttcagaaGTTGGCAACACTGTATCGAGCATTTGACAGTAGCGACGTAATCTGACAGACAATTATTTCTGCTGAATATGATGAAAAATTACAGCCAACGGAGCAACCTCGCTGGCAGTacgtaaacatatataaataaatgaactTGCAATCGCCCGTCTGAGTAAACAAATTTCGTAGTGAAATGAGTCAGGGATCAAGGTACAACCGCTACGGTGCTTGAAGAGAGAGATAGCGGgagaagagagaaacagagagaaaagaataaaagaaagagagagtaacAGAGAGGGAGAAATACAAAGCCGTAGGGTAGCTGAAGGGAAGTTGGCGTCCAGTCGCAACGATTGCGTCGAGTAAGTGTTAAATGATTGATTTTGCTTTATCGTGTCACATCAATCGGACCACCTGTCAATTCACGGCCTTGGCATTGATCTTGAAGCGCGTACGTATGTACTGCAACTCGATGCACATTTCCATCGATCGGGAGTGTGAACAATGAGACGTAGTAAAGCCGTGCGCATTCTTATGGTGCTCGCTTTGTATTCCAATGATATTAGATCTCGTTCATTGTGTTTAAAcgtactttttctttttcgcgaGCGCCGCGCATATCTCGCTTGAATTGCAATTCATGTATAGGCAGAATGCCCTAATGAAGttggtatttattatttgaattgatatttattattgagtcGTGTGTTTAgtaataaaagtatagtaGTAATAAAAACACATGATGCAATGCTAATGGAATGTTTTATTGATTGGTGAATATCGGAGTTAAGGACAATTCTATGTTCTTTACTATtgattgtttctttatttgtgtattctatataaacaaattctatGTAAATGTACACTTTGTACATAAAGATAAAGTTAAGATTGCCTATTTTAGTCTGCAACAGATTTGGTATTGAAtggaatttttctattaatttaatattcttagctTTGTATAAAAGcttgtataattactttattattgtcAACACATtatgtaaacaatttataCTTTCATGAAATTCATAATGTGCGCTCTTAGatttttctcatatatttttttaagtaaagagaaatatttaatttaatttatagctAGTTTTACACAACAACGGTCTTattgtgtatttattaaataaaattacttttaaaccaaaaacttaattattactaaaattactttaacatCTTTTTCTAACAGATTGTGCAGTCACAGGAAGTAAGAGGTTATTTGTCTTATCCATGAGAAAGAGACCTCGATTTAATCACAGACATGGATATGGAACTTTCAGATCAGTGTTATCGAATTCAAGCTGTCAATCGCGCACGTAAAATACCCAGCGTGAATTACTTGTGGGATAAGTCTACAGAGGTATATGAACGGGTTAAAGGCACAAACACATTTGTAAATTGGGCTTTTGACACCGTTGAAAGTGTGGTGAATACGATGATCGAGAAGTCCATGCCGGTCGCTCGATTGATGGAGAAACCAATTTATACGTTGGATAAAACACTGTGCCAGGGCATTGATTTTGTAGAAGTAAATCTACcaataattaaagaagaacCTAAAcaggtaatatatatttttctgtttacaatataaatctttgattatttgaatttatatttatattgaaatatatatatattttttttttagatattaaatcgCACTAAATCTATAGTATCTGAACGTCTCCGTCCTGCAGTGAAAACTTTTACTGATTTAAAACAAGAAACCAAGCAGAGAGTAAGGGTTATGACTTTACTCACGTATTACAAGGTT
This DNA window, taken from Monomorium pharaonis isolate MP-MQ-018 chromosome 6, ASM1337386v2, whole genome shotgun sequence, encodes the following:
- the LOC105835196 gene encoding vacuolar protein sorting-associated protein 52 homolog, whose amino-acid sequence is MLPIEQSFLRERERERDFSIVTFCLQKMESMLMNFQSALGNISSEILSLQRKSVSMSQQLSNRQIIRGPLSQFIEDMTVSEALIDGIMDCPVTDKEFLIQLQILNHKINFVKEQSFKEAKSCLDVKDILEKLKVKAMAKIRTYLLEQIYKFRKPMSNYQVPQNNMLKYKFFFEFILANERNVAEEICGEYIDTMSKIYYSYFKSYSSRLMKLQFEERTSKDDLMGVEDTAGRSSIFHKTTLKHKGTVFSIDTRGQVLSSQFEESILVPHTASKTRYHYEALFRSEQYAVADNGCREYLFLIEFFKVRNAQALDIFNQIMGKTLSLLIKNLQSFVEDCYDTIALFLCLHLVMRYQLLCHKRAVPALDKYWDTLRSIIWPRFEFVFQLNINSVKDCDPSKFNKETGPHYITRRYAEFSAAIVSVVEGFPCEGTTQLLAELREAVQCFLLRMASIFPTRTQQLVFLINNYDLVLRVLMERTRETSKEAESFRELLNARSSEFVEEILSPHFGSIIQLVKESETLIEKGQADDLKRQEGKALVLVQSFTNNWKRALEEINREVLQSFPSLVLGSSLVQCAMTQLVQYYNRLHKILPQNARTQLTNIHHIMVEIKKYKTNY
- the LOC105834140 gene encoding lipid storage droplets surface-binding protein 2 — translated: MDMELSDQCYRIQAVNRARKIPSVNYLWDKSTEVYERVKGTNTFVNWAFDTVESVVNTMIEKSMPVARLMEKPIYTLDKTLCQGIDFVEVNLPIIKEEPKQILNRTKSIVSERLRPAVKTFTDLKQETKQRVRVMTLLTYYKVHYLRIYSWQQADKVMSTETGINILKTVDNTTDFAEVMLDKYLPPPEEETHDDTERLCSEHVKLHHTMERLSEFSTRAYRRIYYALMERLQHMYKIEILILVLHALVVIQAIKFLETVMSFIFKLFSDCLFSSRDTL